A single window of Brevundimonas vitisensis DNA harbors:
- a CDS encoding sulfotransferase family protein: MLKASPLPPAGQLTPYGRALAFPEHTEAGKAALAGATEPARSIVLSPDALKAEAIRRTGGLTDFGKAPLDTPLSILCASLNEEIELHALGRVQVFNQLVGLLVHRLKFEDLWRRHPEILDLPVERPIIVIGLPRSGTTILHRLLARDPAKRFSPFWEQVMPLPDGDPAAPAQPDSRLERMRQSLAMLDTVVPELKTMHELTAEDPDEDISLLIFGFASLQFEWSYRVPAFSRWYRSADHTEGYRYFRRVLQTLTWLRGGDRWVLKAPQHLEQLGPLLTVFPDATLVQTHRDPVPAIVSLSSLTTYGGRRYYDHPNPHAVGADIAAIVERLLTRGMADRPDDDPRFVDIQFTDLIADPLGCVRQIYAASGDILSPEAEAAMTAWIADNRQGKHGGHDYAAEDFGLDAGDLRRRLGDYQARFGIPTDRRFA; this comes from the coding sequence ATGTTGAAGGCTTCTCCGCTGCCGCCCGCCGGGCAACTGACCCCCTATGGGCGCGCCCTGGCCTTTCCCGAACATACCGAGGCAGGCAAAGCGGCTCTGGCCGGGGCGACCGAACCGGCCCGTTCGATCGTGCTGTCGCCGGACGCGCTGAAAGCCGAGGCGATCCGTCGGACCGGGGGTCTGACCGACTTCGGCAAGGCGCCGCTGGACACGCCCCTGTCGATCCTGTGTGCGTCGCTGAACGAGGAAATCGAACTGCATGCCCTCGGCCGGGTGCAGGTGTTCAACCAGCTGGTCGGCCTATTGGTCCACCGGCTGAAGTTCGAGGACCTGTGGCGGCGGCATCCCGAGATTCTGGACCTGCCGGTCGAGCGGCCCATCATCGTGATCGGCCTGCCGCGCAGTGGGACCACCATCCTGCACCGGCTCTTGGCGCGCGACCCGGCCAAGCGGTTCTCGCCCTTCTGGGAGCAGGTCATGCCCCTGCCCGACGGTGATCCGGCGGCCCCGGCGCAGCCCGACTCTCGCCTGGAGCGGATGCGGCAGTCGCTGGCCATGCTGGACACGGTGGTGCCCGAACTGAAGACCATGCATGAGCTGACGGCCGAGGATCCGGACGAGGACATCAGCCTTCTGATCTTCGGTTTTGCCTCTCTGCAGTTCGAATGGAGCTATCGGGTTCCGGCCTTCAGCCGGTGGTATCGGTCGGCGGATCATACCGAGGGCTATCGCTATTTCCGGCGGGTGTTGCAGACCCTGACCTGGCTGCGGGGCGGCGATCGCTGGGTGCTGAAGGCCCCCCAGCATCTGGAGCAGCTAGGCCCGCTGCTGACCGTCTTTCCCGACGCAACCCTGGTGCAGACCCACCGCGATCCCGTCCCCGCCATCGTCTCGCTGAGCAGCCTCACGACCTACGGTGGCCGACGCTATTACGACCACCCCAACCCGCACGCCGTGGGTGCCGATATCGCCGCCATCGTCGAGCGGCTGCTGACCCGGGGCATGGCCGATCGGCCGGACGACGACCCCCGCTTCGTCGATATCCAGTTCACCGACCTGATTGCTGATCCCCTGGGCTGCGTGCGGCAAATCTATGCGGCGTCGGGCGACATCCTGAGCCCCGAGGCCGAGGCGGCCATGACGGCCTGGATTGCCGACAATCGCCAGGGCAAGCACGGAGGGCATGATTATGCGGCGGAGGACTTTGGTCTGGATGCCGGCGATCTTCGCCGCCGCCTGGGGGACTACCAGGCCCGCTTCGGCATCCCCACGGACAGGCGCTTTGCCTGA
- a CDS encoding DUF1254 domain-containing protein encodes MTGPIDPALSQAEITAIAEAAYVYAFPMMIAYGFFHRQTMGPDTPEKQAIGRFTHFRTVSSPTLNNTIPWINTDTLYSAAWLDLGTEPVILTTPEFPAHRFQNVQAADWYTMNFYTRGTRDVGNGARTTLIAGPDWNGPLPAGIDEIVRTESRIIKLFTRVVIEVPGDEAFIHALQDQYVLMPLSTWAGTPAPPDAPVIEFPAPPASGLRGRGFFEQPTPDFIATFNFLMTLATVHPNEAALFRTFARIGAVPGAAFDAADLTPAQTQAVQAGIDAGLARIEDRLAHLDPPTNGWVYPLDLRGDRGRLTGSPEAYLARAVGARYAIWGPGAEEVVYMVADFDAEGEPLDGTDAAYEIRFDRAPPVTGFWSYTVYDAQTRLLVPHPSGRYKRGDRDRDINRDADGGFSLLLQNTPPPEGRLGDWLPVPRGRFQVVGRLYGPHAELLDKSYAPPPLTRRAVVSD; translated from the coding sequence ATGACCGGCCCCATAGACCCGGCCCTGAGCCAGGCCGAGATCACCGCCATCGCCGAGGCGGCCTATGTCTATGCCTTTCCAATGATGATCGCCTATGGCTTCTTTCATCGGCAGACGATGGGTCCGGATACACCGGAGAAGCAGGCGATCGGCCGCTTTACACATTTCCGGACGGTCAGCAGCCCGACGCTGAACAACACCATCCCCTGGATCAACACCGACACCCTCTATTCCGCAGCCTGGCTGGACCTGGGCACCGAGCCGGTGATCCTGACGACGCCTGAGTTTCCCGCGCACCGGTTCCAGAACGTCCAGGCGGCGGACTGGTACACGATGAATTTCTATACCCGCGGCACCCGCGATGTCGGCAACGGGGCGCGCACCACCTTGATCGCAGGACCGGATTGGAACGGGCCGCTTCCCGCGGGCATCGACGAGATCGTCCGCACCGAAAGCCGCATCATCAAGCTGTTCACCCGCGTGGTGATCGAGGTCCCGGGCGATGAAGCCTTTATCCACGCCCTTCAGGACCAGTATGTCCTGATGCCGCTCAGCACCTGGGCCGGGACACCCGCGCCGCCCGATGCGCCCGTCATCGAGTTTCCGGCCCCGCCCGCCTCTGGCCTGCGTGGAAGGGGTTTCTTCGAACAGCCCACCCCGGACTTCATCGCGACCTTCAACTTCCTGATGACCCTGGCCACCGTTCATCCGAACGAGGCGGCCCTGTTCCGGACCTTCGCGCGGATCGGTGCCGTTCCGGGTGCCGCCTTCGACGCTGCGGACCTGACGCCGGCCCAGACGCAGGCCGTACAGGCCGGTATCGACGCAGGCCTGGCGCGGATCGAAGATCGCCTGGCCCATCTCGACCCGCCTACCAACGGCTGGGTCTATCCGCTGGACCTGCGCGGCGATCGTGGGCGCCTGACGGGCAGCCCAGAGGCCTATCTCGCGCGGGCGGTGGGGGCTCGCTACGCCATCTGGGGACCGGGGGCCGAGGAGGTCGTCTATATGGTGGCCGACTTCGATGCCGAAGGCGAACCGCTGGACGGCACAGACGCCGCCTATGAGATCCGGTTCGACCGGGCACCGCCGGTCACCGGCTTCTGGTCCTATACCGTCTATGATGCCCAGACGCGGCTGCTGGTCCCCCACCCCTCCGGCCGGTACAAGCGGGGCGACCGCGACCGAGACATCAACCGCGATGCCGACGGCGGTTTCAGCCTGTTGCTTCAGAACACGCCGCCCCCCGAAGGGCGCCTGGGCGACTGGCTGCCGGTTCCCAGAGGGCGTTTCCAGGTCGTGGGGCGACTGTATGGTCCGCACGCGGAACTGCTGGACAAGTCCTATGCTCCGCCGCCGCTCACGCGCCGTGCTGTCGTGTCGGATTGA
- a CDS encoding SDR family NAD(P)-dependent oxidoreductase, whose protein sequence is MTGVSGGLGRSIARAALDAGETVIGTLRDPAQFAAFEALAPGRAHAMALDVCDAAAVRPAVDAAVAVTGGLDVVVNNAGYGLVGALEELSEAEARAQMDTNFFGTFRVTQAAIPHLKARGGGVVINIGSVAGARGFPNMGLYSASKFAVTGLSQALAKELAPFGIRVTVVEPGGFRTNFGGSSMRWAARPLADYASTTERLRQSMERPAVPAPNDPDRGGLAILALSRMAEPPIHLALGADGRKYVKDAVQARLYDYDRHVELVESTAYTD, encoded by the coding sequence GTGACCGGCGTCTCTGGCGGCCTGGGTCGCTCGATCGCCAGGGCGGCGCTGGATGCGGGCGAGACGGTGATCGGCACCCTGCGCGATCCGGCCCAGTTTGCGGCGTTCGAGGCCCTCGCCCCCGGCCGTGCTCATGCGATGGCACTGGATGTCTGTGACGCCGCCGCCGTGCGTCCTGCGGTTGATGCAGCGGTCGCGGTCACCGGTGGGCTGGACGTGGTGGTCAACAACGCGGGCTATGGCCTGGTCGGGGCGCTGGAAGAGCTCAGCGAGGCAGAGGCCAGGGCGCAGATGGACACCAACTTCTTCGGCACGTTCCGCGTGACCCAGGCGGCGATCCCGCACCTGAAAGCACGGGGCGGCGGGGTTGTGATCAACATCGGATCGGTGGCCGGCGCGCGTGGCTTTCCCAACATGGGTCTGTACAGCGCATCCAAGTTCGCGGTGACCGGTCTCAGCCAGGCTCTGGCCAAGGAGTTGGCCCCTTTCGGCATCCGCGTGACGGTGGTGGAGCCCGGCGGCTTCCGGACCAATTTCGGCGGTTCCAGCATGCGATGGGCGGCTCGCCCTCTGGCCGATTATGCCTCAACGACCGAGCGACTGCGTCAGTCCATGGAGCGGCCTGCGGTTCCGGCTCCGAACGATCCTGATCGTGGCGGACTGGCGATCCTGGCTCTGTCGCGGATGGCCGAGCCACCGATTCACCTGGCTCTGGGTGCCGACGGCCGCAAATATGTGAAGGACGCAGTTCAGGCGCGGCTATATGACTACGATCGTCACGTCGAACTGGTGGAGTCGACCGCCTACACGGACTGA
- a CDS encoding cytochrome P450 codes for MTQAVEFDPFSPEALADPGTAYGALRAACPFHHRPADGTNPDFYVLSDHAEIRSEVLADNPIWSFRFGNAMKDSISDIGFKTDGAFHAAFRQVVQRGLTPPAVRALRPRIEAIVDECIDVMLAIPGGRGDFYTLLALPLPARMMCLMLGAPEADYQNYKRWSDTLQFLTFGDPQPGSYETVLKEIYPHFTALIEARRALLAQAGIEEPDLTHLGSVLPDDFMSRALISTVEGRRLTHEEILNICLAFLTGGQETTTNLIGHLMRRLLEDPERWEKLKAEPDLIDNAVEESLRFDPPVLAHFRTGLQPTTVHGLDVPERAKLMFSICGANRDPSVFPDPDTFRIDRPLPQAKQHLSFGAGVHFCLGAPVARLEARIVLEKLIERLPSLRLLGVGERVRTWMYWGHTGLDVAWN; via the coding sequence ATGACCCAAGCCGTCGAATTCGATCCATTCTCGCCCGAGGCCCTGGCCGATCCGGGGACGGCCTATGGCGCGCTGAGAGCCGCCTGTCCCTTTCATCATCGCCCTGCGGACGGCACCAATCCGGACTTTTATGTCCTGAGCGACCATGCCGAAATCCGCTCGGAGGTCCTGGCCGACAATCCGATCTGGTCTTTCCGCTTCGGCAACGCGATGAAGGATTCCATCAGCGACATCGGCTTCAAGACGGACGGGGCCTTTCACGCGGCCTTCCGGCAAGTTGTCCAGAGGGGCCTGACACCCCCGGCCGTCCGGGCCCTGCGCCCCCGCATCGAGGCCATCGTCGATGAATGCATCGATGTCATGTTGGCCATTCCCGGCGGCCGGGGCGACTTCTACACACTGCTGGCCCTGCCCCTGCCGGCGCGGATGATGTGCCTGATGCTGGGCGCGCCCGAGGCGGATTATCAGAACTACAAGCGCTGGAGCGACACCCTGCAGTTCCTGACCTTCGGCGATCCCCAGCCGGGGTCTTACGAGACGGTGCTGAAGGAGATCTATCCGCATTTCACGGCCCTGATCGAGGCGCGCCGGGCCCTGCTGGCCCAGGCGGGGATCGAGGAACCCGACCTGACGCATCTGGGCAGTGTTCTGCCAGACGACTTCATGTCCCGCGCCCTGATTTCGACCGTCGAGGGGCGGCGGCTGACGCATGAGGAGATCCTGAACATCTGCCTGGCCTTCCTGACCGGCGGCCAGGAAACGACCACCAATCTGATTGGCCACCTGATGCGTCGTCTTCTGGAAGATCCAGAAAGGTGGGAGAAGCTGAAGGCCGAGCCGGACCTGATCGACAACGCCGTCGAGGAATCCCTGCGGTTCGATCCGCCGGTCCTGGCTCATTTCCGCACCGGTCTGCAGCCTACGACGGTCCATGGACTGGACGTGCCGGAGCGAGCCAAGCTGATGTTCTCCATCTGCGGGGCGAACCGCGATCCGAGCGTCTTTCCGGATCCGGACACCTTCCGCATCGACCGTCCCCTGCCGCAGGCGAAACAGCATCTGTCGTTCGGCGCGGGCGTCCACTTCTGCCTGGGCGCGCCGGTCGCGCGACTGGAGGCCAGGATCGTTCTGGAGAAGCTGATCGAACGGCTGCCGTCCTTGCGCCTGCTGGGCGTGGGCGAGCGGGTGCGGACCTGGATGTACTGGGGCCACACGGGCCTCGATGTGGCCTGGAACTGA